One Chordicoccus furentiruminis DNA window includes the following coding sequences:
- the purD gene encoding phosphoribosylamine--glycine ligase, producing the protein MKVLIVGGGGREHAIAWACAKSSQVEKIWCAPGNAGIASVAECVPIRPMEFDRLVSFAKEHAVDLTIVGMDDPLVGGIVDRFEAEGLRVFGPRKNAAILEGSKAFSKDLMKKYGIPTADYTTVHSPEEAFAVLEKAHFPIVLKADGLALGKGVLICQNREEAEAGVREIMEEKRFGSSGDQMVMEEFLTGREISVLSFVDGRTIRLMASAMDHKRAGDGDTGLNTGGMGNFSPSPFYTEEIDAYCREHIYQKTVDAMAAEGRPFKGVIFFGLILTPDGPKVLEYNARFGDPEAQVVIPRMENDIIDVINACIDGTLDRVELKFRPDACLCVVLASDGYPVKYETGFPITGLETFEGRDDEFVFHAGTKFNEKGEIVTAGGRVLAVTALAPTLKEARSKAYEATERIHFANKYMRHDIGHAIDEA; encoded by the coding sequence ATGAAGGTACTCATCGTTGGCGGAGGCGGACGGGAACATGCAATCGCCTGGGCCTGCGCGAAAAGCAGTCAGGTGGAGAAGATCTGGTGCGCGCCGGGGAACGCCGGAATCGCGTCGGTGGCGGAGTGTGTACCGATCCGGCCGATGGAATTTGACCGGCTCGTGTCGTTTGCGAAGGAGCATGCGGTCGATCTGACGATCGTCGGCATGGATGACCCGCTGGTGGGCGGCATCGTCGACCGGTTCGAGGCGGAGGGACTTCGTGTGTTCGGCCCGAGGAAGAATGCCGCGATTCTCGAGGGATCGAAGGCGTTTTCAAAGGACCTGATGAAGAAGTACGGGATCCCGACGGCTGATTACACCACGGTGCATTCCCCGGAGGAGGCGTTCGCCGTCCTCGAGAAGGCGCACTTCCCCATCGTGCTCAAGGCGGACGGGCTGGCGCTCGGCAAGGGCGTGCTGATCTGTCAGAACCGGGAGGAAGCCGAGGCGGGCGTTCGCGAGATCATGGAGGAGAAGCGGTTCGGTTCATCCGGCGATCAGATGGTGATGGAGGAGTTCCTGACCGGACGGGAGATCTCCGTGCTCTCCTTCGTCGACGGACGGACGATCCGGCTGATGGCGTCGGCGATGGACCACAAGCGGGCCGGGGACGGCGACACAGGCCTCAATACCGGCGGAATGGGGAATTTTTCGCCGAGTCCCTTCTATACGGAGGAAATTGATGCCTACTGCCGTGAGCACATCTACCAGAAGACGGTGGACGCGATGGCGGCGGAGGGACGCCCGTTCAAGGGCGTGATCTTCTTCGGACTGATTCTGACGCCGGACGGGCCGAAGGTGCTGGAATACAACGCGCGCTTCGGAGATCCGGAAGCGCAGGTGGTGATCCCGCGGATGGAGAATGATATCATCGATGTGATCAACGCCTGCATCGACGGCACGCTGGACCGGGTGGAGCTGAAGTTCCGTCCGGATGCCTGCCTCTGCGTCGTGCTCGCTTCCGACGGCTATCCGGTGAAATACGAGACCGGTTTTCCGATCACGGGACTGGAGACGTTTGAGGGGCGTGATGATGAGTTCGTCTTCCACGCCGGAACGAAGTTCAATGAGAAGGGCGAAATCGTGACAGCCGGCGGCCGCGTGCTGGCGGTCACCGCGCTCGCCCCGACGCTGAAGGAGGCGCGGAGCAAGGCGTACGAGGCCACGGAACGGATTCACTTCGCCAACAAGTATATGCGCCATGACATCGGGCACGCGATCGACGAGGCATAA
- the purN gene encoding phosphoribosylglycinamide formyltransferase has translation MSEAKKLRVAVLVSGGGTNLQAILDAVDKGRIKKAEIVGVISNNPGAYALKRAEAHGIIAIGLTPKKFGTRDEFNEALKKMVDSLTPDLVVLAGCLLQIPPTLVRAYPNRIINIHPALIPSFCGQGFYGLRVHEAALARGVKLTGATVHFVNEDLDAGPIIIQKAVEVKEDDTPETLQERVMREAEWKILPEAIRLISEGRVSVDEKGHVHIAE, from the coding sequence ATGAGTGAAGCGAAGAAGCTCCGTGTCGCCGTTCTGGTTTCGGGCGGCGGGACCAATCTTCAGGCGATCCTCGACGCGGTCGACAAGGGCCGGATTAAGAAAGCGGAAATTGTCGGCGTGATCAGCAACAATCCGGGCGCTTACGCGCTGAAGCGCGCTGAAGCGCACGGGATCATCGCCATCGGGCTCACGCCGAAGAAATTCGGCACGAGAGACGAGTTCAACGAAGCGCTGAAAAAGATGGTGGACAGCCTTACGCCGGATCTCGTCGTGCTGGCCGGGTGCCTGCTTCAGATCCCGCCGACTCTTGTCCGCGCGTATCCGAACCGGATCATCAACATTCATCCGGCCCTGATTCCCTCCTTCTGCGGGCAGGGATTCTACGGACTCCGGGTGCATGAGGCGGCGCTGGCGCGGGGCGTGAAGCTCACCGGCGCCACGGTGCATTTCGTGAATGAGGATCTGGACGCGGGACCCATCATCATCCAGAAGGCGGTGGAAGTGAAGGAAGATGACACGCCCGAGACGCTGCAGGAACGGGTCATGCGGGAGGCCGAGTGGAAGATTCTTCCTGAGGCGATCCGGCTGATCTCCGAGGGACGTGTCAGCGTCGATGAGAAGGGGCATGTCCATATCGCGGAATAA